Proteins encoded by one window of Camelus bactrianus isolate YW-2024 breed Bactrian camel chromosome 9, ASM4877302v1, whole genome shotgun sequence:
- the MYADM gene encoding myeloid-associated differentiation marker has translation MPVTVTRTTITTTTSSSSGLSYPTIVGSPRALTQPLGLLRLLQLLSTCVAFSLVASVGAWTGAMGNWSMFTWCFCFAVTLIILIVELGGLQARFPLSWRNFPITYACYAALFCLSASIIYPTTYVQFMSHGRSRDHAIAATTFSCIACVAYATEVAWTRARPGEITGYMATVPGLLKVLETFVACVIFAFISSPYLYQHQPALEWCVAVYSICFILAAVAILLNLGDCTNMLPFPFPSFLSGLALLSVLLYATALVLWPLYQFDEKYGGQPRRYRDVSCGSQHTYYVCSWDRRLAVAILTAINLLAYVADLVYSARLVFVRV, from the coding sequence ATGCCGGTGACGGTGACCCGCACCACCATCACGACCACCACATCGTCGTCCTCAGGCCTGAGCTACCCGACCATCGTGGGGTCCCCTCGGGCGCTGACCCAGCCCCTGGGCCTCCTCCGCCTGCTGCAGCTGCTCTCCACCTGTGTGGCCTTCTCTCTGGTGGCCAGTGTGGGCGCCTGGACGGGGGCCATGGGTAACTGGTCCATGTTCACCTGGTGCTTCTGCTTCGCCGTGACCCTCATCATCCTCATCGTCGAGTTAGGAGGGCTCCAGGCCCGCTTCCCCCTGTCCTGGCGCAACTTCCCCATCACCTACGCCTGCTACGCTGCCCTCTTCTGCCTCTCGGCTTCCATCATCTACCCCACCACCTACGTCCAGTTCATGTCTCACGGCCGCTCCCGGGACCATGCCATCGCCGCCACCACCTTCTCCTGCATCGCCTGTGTGGCTTACGCCACCGAAGTGGCCTGGACCCGGGCCCGGCCTGGTGAGATCACTGGCTACATGGCCACCGTGCCGGGCCTGCTCAAGGTGCTGGAGACCTTCGTGGCCTGTGTCATCTTCGCCTTCATCAGCAGCCCCTACCTGTACCAGCACCAGCCGGCCCTGGAGTGGTGCGTGGCCGTCTATTCCATCTGCTTCATCCTGGCAGCCGTGGCCATCCTGCTGAACCTGGGTGACTGCACCAACATGctgcccttccccttccccagcttCCTCTCTGGGCTGGCCCTGCTCTCTGTCCTCCTCTACGCCACCGCTCTGGTCCTCTGGCCCCTCTACCAGTTCGACGAGAAGTATGGCGGCCAGCCCCGGCGGTACAGGGATGTGAGCTGCGGCAGTCAGCACACCTACTACGTGTGTTCCTGGGACCGCCGCCTGGCCGTGGCCATCTTGACAGCCATCAACCTGCTGGCTTACGTGGCCGATCTGGTGTACTCGGCCCGCCTGGTTTTTGTCAGGGTCTGA